One Stigmatopora argus isolate UIUO_Sarg chromosome 19, RoL_Sarg_1.0, whole genome shotgun sequence genomic window, atatatacatatatatatatatatatatatatatatatatatatatatatatatatatgtatatatatatatatatatatatatatatatatatatatatatatatatatatatatatatatatatatatatatatatatatatatatatatataactagtATATGACCATAACATATAGTTTGAGTTGTGCAATCAACAATACAGTTGTTGGTCAGGTCACTTATAGTActgtagtatttttatttatagagcttatgtattaatttttaaagtaaaaaatctTATAGAACAGTAGTGGAGTTTGGTAGCTTAAAACTGAAAGACATAAAAATGTGACCTGAAGCAACTCATTACTTTTTAAGGTGAAAGTGACATGAACATTGTCATACAATTTTGTGCTATTTTTCAAACATTGGCTTTCTTAATTAGGGCAAATGTTCTGATGAAGGAGCCACAAAACTTGTCCATCTACATGCCCGATCTTAAAGGTCAAAATTTCAATTGTTTGTTATAAAATAAGAGGAAGCTTGTATGTCTCTATGCTGATGCAGGTACAAAATTTCCATATCCCTGGAACATCCCTTCAAGGTCACGAGCTCAAAACTATCACATCGGTTGGCCAAATTCCTGGTTAGAAAGTAGAGCAGCACAAAGCAAAGCAACAGGAACAAAATAATTCCAAGTACGCTTCCCACTTTTACATAGCACGGCACGCCATCCGGCCGTGGATCGACCAGCAAGGGTTCCAACGGGGCCCTCTGTTCTTCATCTGGGGGCACGCACATGTACTCGTCAAACAGCTCGTAGCCCTCGTTGCAGGAACACACATAGCCCCCAAATTGATTCTGACAATTGTGCTCACATGTCATCTCTGAGGCACACTCATCGATATCAGTGCAATAGACGGTCTTGTTGAGGATGTCCTTGACGTAGCCATCAGGGCAGAAACACTGATGAATGTCCATCGCCTCCAGTTTAGGATTTGGGATGCAGTTCGCGAGACAATCTTGCTGGTCGCAGTACATCTCACACTTAGTGGGGTCTCGTGGGGACACTTTAAACCCCTCATGGCACTCACACGCATACACCCCATTGGATTTGATGCAATTGAAATGCTCGCATTTCAAACAGATGCTCACATCCACACACTTGCCTTCCTCCAGATCGAAGCCATCTTTGCAGGTGCACTCGAAACGACCCGGGGTGTTCACGCACTCCTCGCCCACCTCCGTGCAAACGCCCCCCGCTTCGCATTCGTCCACATCCACGCAGCTCTTCCCATCCGGACCCAGTCGATACCCGGGGTGGCACTGGCACGTGAACGTGGGGGGGTGACACCCATGATCGCAATGGTCACACGGGTCAACGCTGCAGCTGATGAGATTGTCTTGGAGATGGGCCCCCCGCGGGCACGCGCACGTGCCTGATGTGGAGTTGCAACTTTGCTCGCAACCCCCCTTCATCACCTCGCAGTTCCAAGGGGCTTGCAGCCATTTTTGTTCGAAACACAAATACTTGGCGTCTGGATGAGGGGCGTCTGTCTTCTGCGCGACTGCGAGGGTCCCAAGGGGGAAGTATCCTGACGCAGGGTCCACCTCGAAGCCCGGGGACGTGTATCTCACCGGGGTGCGCGCTCCACCGGGAATGGCACGACAAGGATTCGCATTTGTATACTGGCATAAAAAGCCCTGGAGTTTGTCGCCGCACGGGGTCGTTTGGGTGGTGACGTTTTCACCCTGCCACACGGAAAACGAATTGCAATTTGGGCCGATCGCCCCGGAAGTTCCGTACCAAAAAGTGCCGCTCAAACCGGTGAATAAATGGCCCTGGTCCTCCAGATCGAGGATTAACATCAAGTCCCCATCGAAATCTCGGCATCTCTTTTGCGCTCCATTGACGTCTTTTGCTTCCAGAAAAAGCGAGTAACACTGAATTTCGGTGCAATATCCCCGCAGAGCGACCACCGTTTCCTGCAGCCCATAAAGGAGGAGAATGAGGGCGATCATGTCGATGCTTGAAGAGGTTAAGGTGAGAATGTTGTATCGTGTTGTATCATGCCAAGCTGTCGAGGGAACTGGGAGCTCCACATAGAAGCGTCCATTTATAAAAGCTTGTTACTCTCAAGTTGGGGCAGCACAGGAAGGAAGTTCAGTTCTGGTGGGTCTGCTTGCTCAACCCTCCCCCGCAACTAAatccttatcacaaacataGGGGCTTATTAACACTCACACATACTTTCCCCGTGAGGGAGGCTCCTCTTGTGGACAGGGACTTGTCGTCTCACATCTAGGGGCGCTAAAGAGCACACACTCTGCgcctgtacagtaatccctcgaatatcgcggcttcaactttcgcggctttaTGATACAAcatcgcagttttttttctgggggattacatttttttattaaagttcttagaaatgtgaaaatccacgctgaaactcacaagtggaAGTCACTCCTGTCTTACGCTTGCTACTGGGACTCCGCACTGAAGGGGAAAAAGGTGGTTATAAtaggggcaatgttccctctaattttttgtttgtctgggcagaaagacaacctccctgagcacactgagtaccggtgtgagtaACATtatcattgctcactatgggcacacacctgccataagcaggtgtatgtctactacacataaatgatttagtaataataaaatgtaatgattaatatctatgaatgggctaCCCGGCGGATGAATGgttcacgcgtcggcctcacagctaaaaaaataaaataaataaataaataaaaattgggattttatttggtgcgctccatatgatttgctgtgcgcagagaagatgagagtagtgcgcaattgcgcacgcgcgcagcctAGAGGGAACGTtgaataggggtgatcctactttgcgtttttgtgtttattgtggccatatctggtctacattacattaatgatattcgagggatgactgtacaAGTACAGATCATTATTTGTGTTAGCAAaagtaaaacacagaaaactcGTAAAACATATCTGTCCAAATTGGACCGCTGTACTGAATTAGTCAAGTCACAATGAGCTCTTAATCAAAATAATGTCTCAAAGGGATTTACAAGGCTATGGTGGACAAAAATGATGACAGCCTCTGATGTAAACAGGCGTCATTATGGCAAGGAAAGTCTCAAAATTGCATGTGGgcggaaaaaaaactgattacaGAGGATGCTGAGTGGGCAACATTTAACACATGGAATGATGTTATATACAACCTaaaactaacaaacaaacagtAAAGTACAGACTCTGAAAAAattggtatatatttttttattacacatGATGAGTTTTAAAACATGTgggcaaaaatacaaaaagctttATAAACTCATGCCAATTTTGGTTTACAATTAAACAGCGCTAATaggtaatttattcattttccatactgcttaggCTCGTTGGGGTGCTAGAGCTAACTGTGGGCAGCAAGCTGGGAAAAACTGGaaatgtttgccagccaatcacaggacacaagtagacaaatgaccattcacactcacatttatACTAAGGgagaatttggagtgttcaacctcGCATATTTTGGAGATCTGGGAGAAAACTCATGCAGCCATAggaagaacatgaaaactccccCTAGGAAAGTCGGAacaaacccgggattgaaccctcaacctcagaactgCCAGGCAGACCTGTTAACCACGTGGCCATTATAGGTATTCAATTCATAAAATGACACAGGTGGCCAAATTGTTATACCTTGTAACTTTGTTTTGCAAATCTTCCGTTTGTCTGATGAACCCATAGTTTCAAATAAgaaattggacactctaaattgcccataggtgtgggtgtgagcgtgcatggttgtccgtctccttgtaccctgcgattgactggccaacgattcagctgggataggctccagcaccccctgcgtccctaatgaggataaagcggttcagaaaatgggtactcggacgtttggtcgaaagacgtttggtcgaccggatgtttggtcgaccggacgtttggtcgaccggacgtttggtagaacggacctttggcagaacggacgtttggtagaacggacgtttggtcgccgggttgttactgttgaaaccaactctcaaaattataatcatgagttagagagagagagtttaatatctaaatatctaatatcaaaatatcaacagtaaactttgtcataatttgacagcaagcgaacccggcgaccaagagtccgttctgccaaacgtctgttctaccaaatgtcagttctaccaaacgtccgtttgaccaaacgtccgttcgaccaaacgtccggtcgaccaaacgtctttcgacgaaacgtccggtcacgcagaaatgagatgagagtatccaatcagcctaccatgcatatctttggaatgtgggaggaaaccacagtacccagagaaaacccacgctggcccgggtaaaacatgcaaactccacacaggtggaccgaccgacatggatttgaacgcaggaccccacagctgtgaggccgacttgctaaccactttaaCATCAGTtgaactgaaagctgttcggggtctgcggacatcaactttgatgacgttagatcagtgttaaaaaaatagattttggaataatttggtggggattatttaattcctgttaataaaattttgatgagaacgactttataatgttaatataagtgacatagttttaaattagaagattttcgactcgtggtgtgccttgagattttttcaatgcaacaagtctgccgcagctcaaaaaaggtacatttgtctctctgtgtcttttgcctgaagtcagctgggataggctctggcaaccggtacacggtcgattggtcgacagtcttttggtcgccggtcttttggtcgcccggaaggtaagtgataatagtgataattaccatttaaatcgttgctcaaattccctaaatacaaactgtgaattactatttagtcatacttaatgccctagtgattattaggctaaagaaaagctcaaaatttcccggacttttattgttttttgttggagaacttgttgagaccctgactgacgtagcttcttaaagggacaacgcatgtacgtaCAAACTCTTAtccactcacacgtcggctcagtgaaactgctcatggccattgttggcttttattgatgcgtagaccgtgttgttttaccttgttttgtcgccggtcttttggtcgccgttgtggcggtcggggcgaccaaaagaccgcgaccaaaagaccagcgaccaaaagaccggcgaccaatcgaccgcacacgctggcaacccctgcaacccttacaaggatgtgcGGTAAGGAAGATGAACGCATGAATGAACCGTAAGGTGGACTCATATCCTTTGCTAACAATACCAGCCATGGGAGTAGTAGGTATCTAATTTTTCTTTCATCGTCTAAATCTGTCGTCATTGTTCACCTTTTCATATCACCGCTTTCCTCAAGTGACTGTACCTGGAAGAGGAAGTAACACTGGCAGAATGGTCTCACTTCCTCCATCAAAAGGGGTTATAGAAAGACAATGCGGCGCTTTTGCATTTCCACATTCTTCGCTGACACGATGTGAGGTCCAAGGGAGTGAAGTAAAGAGATTTAGTCGTTCTTCTATGTCTCTCCCCTTGCGACAAATAATGAGTCACATGAGTTATTCAATCTAATGATGACACATCAATATACGCAGCCTAAAGATATGTGGATTGATTTTTCTACTTCAATACTTCTCTCATTAAAGTGGGTGTGGTGAGAGGCAATAGGGTGGAGAGGATGTGAGCCAACCACGCAGGGAAGAGATTTCTTTGTTCACTGCGTGCAAACAAAATAAccacttgaatgtttttatttaaattgtgaCATCTAGATAGAGGGTTGCTAGGTGGCCCTGTGACTCTGTCTTATATCAGCAGGAAGCCAACCTGGTGACATAAACCTGGTCTAGTTGGTCTCTGTAAATATTTGGACTGATAACTATCCTAAATGCCAACACTGAGTTAATCCAGTTACAAGGCGTGCCTGTAGATTATGTCGCCTACACCGAAAATGGTCACTTTTACCTGTTTTTATAGTGAGTCATGTTTTTTGGTTAGGTTTTGTGTATATTGGTTTATAGCAACGGTTTGAACAGGCAGTTCACTAAGCCAGATGTTTTTCCAGGCAAGGAAGGTTCAGTTCCCACACAAGAAAGGTTGTGTGATTGGGAAAAGTTGATCGACAAAAGTGGATGTTTGAATAGTTTCAATAGAGAAATTGTGTTGT contains:
- the LOC144065046 gene encoding thrombomodulin-like — translated: MIALILLLYGLQETVVALRGYCTEIQCYSLFLEAKDVNGAQKRCRDFDGDLMLILDLEDQGHLFTGLSGTFWYGTSGAIGPNCNSFSVWQGENVTTQTTPCGDKLQGFLCQYTNANPCRAIPGGARTPVRYTSPGFEVDPASGYFPLGTLAVAQKTDAPHPDAKYLCFEQKWLQAPWNCEVMKGGCEQSCNSTSGTCACPRGAHLQDNLISCSVDPCDHCDHGCHPPTFTCQCHPGYRLGPDGKSCVDVDECEAGGVCTEVGEECVNTPGRFECTCKDGFDLEEGKCVDVSICLKCEHFNCIKSNGVYACECHEGFKVSPRDPTKCEMYCDQQDCLANCIPNPKLEAMDIHQCFCPDGYVKDILNKTVYCTDIDECASEMTCEHNCQNQFGGYVCSCNEGYELFDEYMCVPPDEEQRAPLEPLLVDPRPDGVPCYVKVGSVLGIILFLLLCFVLLYFLTRNLANRCDSFELVTLKGCSRDMEILYLHQHRDIQASSYFITNN